A part of Chitinophagales bacterium genomic DNA contains:
- a CDS encoding DUF1016 N-terminal domain-containing protein gives MKNFKELISTIETVHSQLQYNAASAVNQALTIRNWLIGHYIVEFEQNGKDRSIYGSKLLKDLAKKLSIKGLTAPELSRCRQFYSTYPQIFGTVSQKFENLLPTCV, from the coding sequence ATGAAGAATTTCAAAGAACTTATATCAACAATTGAAACTGTTCATAGCCAGCTTCAGTACAATGCTGCTAGTGCTGTAAATCAGGCTTTGACCATCCGCAATTGGCTGATTGGTCATTACATAGTAGAATTTGAACAAAATGGAAAAGACAGATCGATCTATGGCAGTAAACTTTTAAAAGATTTAGCCAAAAAACTCTCAATCAAAGGGCTTACTGCTCCTGAACTATCTCGATGCCGTCAGTTTTACAGCACTTATCCGCAAATTTTTGGGACAGTGTCCCAAAAATTTGAAAACCTTCTTCCTACTTGCGTTTGA